TACTCTGGGAAGACTTCTGCTGGCGATGACTGTGTGACAGCCGTGCCTGCAAAGCCAGAGAGCAGGAGTGAGGGCAGCAAGGTGCAAGGGACACACCCAGGAGGGCTCCTGCCCAGCAATCTAAGGGGCCCCCTCCCCCAAGGGTGTCTCAGGCTTGAACATTAGCCCGGGGCTGAAGGCACAGCTGGCAGAGGACCCAGGGGCCTACGTGGGGCTGAGTGACTGTGGCAGGACCCCTTTCAAATGTTCTCTGATGGACTTGGAACTAGAGGGGTTCCCATCACTGACTGGCATTTTGCCCAGGATCCCAGACCCCCTCccaaggaggagggggcagcaaGATGGGGCATGGAGCACACACAGCAATGCTTATTTACCGCATGAAAATCTCAGCAATCCGGAACCCAATTCCAGAGCCACCACCCGTGATGAAAGCCACCTTGTCCCTGAGAGAAAAAACAGAGACTCTTTACAGAGGCCCCGGTTcagacttccttgatggtccactggctgggactccatgctcccaatgcagggggcacaggtgccacccctggtcaggaaacgagACCCCAtacgccacaactaagatccagtgcagctaaataaataaattctaaataatttgtttaaataaaaaataaaagcgtAAGGGACTGCTGTTGaatggggatgggggaggtgctCTTCCACTGACCCTCTGCACTGGGCACTTGGGTCAAATTCGAGAAACGCTGCTTTTGAAGGCCTGCATTCCTCACCTTTCTTCAACCTAGAAGTCTCTATGCAGAAAGCTATCAATTAATGAGAAATGTTTTCAAAACATAAGCCTTCCTCCAGCCGCCCTCTAAATGGATAGGATAGCAGAttcctggagaaagagaaacaggcaGGCTTTTCTTGACATAAGAGAAGCCATCTGGGGCCTACGCCATTCTGTGATCTAAGCCTGGACACAGTGCTGTGCTCGACAGGTCTCACAAGAATACAGAAACTAACAACTGTCATTAGGCAAGACAAgtaacaatagccaagatatgaatcATATACTGGTTGTAAAGTCTCCCAATTCTGTTTTGATGGTAAAGATCAGCCTGAAGTGCTCAGTCACCTGACCAACTGGAACCTCTGAGATGATGATAGTGACTTTTCTGATACTCGTGACTTTAACGAACTAACGCTTGGGCTTCATCAACCACCCAAACCCCTACTTACGATGCTTGCACTCTTAACTTAAAACCTCCCCAAATTTGCTGTTCGGAGAGACAGCTTTGGGGAAAATCTTCAGTGTTCTTACTTGCTGCTAATAATAATTAATCCTTCCTCCTCCTGACCTTTGCTCTGTGTTTTTTGACACTCGTCCCCACCTCCCCATAGATAAACAGGACATGCTCACGCAGGACAAAGATCGGAACACCAGTACTTGCATCGCTGGAATACCCGGACATCTGGACAGCCTGGCCACGAGGCTTGGGGTCCTCACACATCCCAGGAAAACCTCAGTCCCCCGCCGCGCGCACCGCAGGCGCCCCCGCCCCTTGCCCGGCTCCCTGGGGCGCCCCAGACCCGACGCTTACTGGAGCAAGTCCGGATGGAAGAGGTGGCGGTACTCCGGGAGACAATCGTCCTCGCTGACGTCGGCCGGTGGCTGGGCCATGGCGCTCGGAGCGGGCCTGGGTGGCAAAAGCAGCAGAGACCTGCCGGGATCCCAGGACTCTAACCTCGGCCTCAAAGCACAGGAGGCTCTCTGGAACGCGGACTTTCCGCACCTCGTCCACTCTCTTCCCAGGACGCCCCGCCCCTCGACCCCTCGCTCCTCCTTCCCAGGACGCCCCGCCCCTTATatcctctcttctctctggacgccccgccccgcgcccctcGCTCCTCCCAGGACGCCCCGCCCCACGCCCCTCCCAGGATGCCCCGCCCACCCCGGTCCTCGCACCTCCCAGAGCGCCCCGCCCCAACGACAGTCACTACTCCCACGAAGTCCCATCCACTCAGTCCTCAATCTTCCCAGGAAGCTCCGCCTCCGCGACCCACGCCATTCCCAGGATGCCCCGCCCCTCCCAGAACGTCCCGCCCTCAGAGCCCCGCGGGCTGCTGGGACTGGAAGTCAGTCTGCGCGCCGCCGCGTGCGCAGGCGCAGTGCGGCGGGCCGGTTCCCGTGGCGGAGGCGGGGTGAACGCGAATCAAAACTCAACTTTCTAGACTACTTTTCACGTGATTGGGCGTCAGTGCTTCATTGGGGGCCAGCCGGACACAGGGAACATTTGGTTCACGGGCCGAGGCGGGGCTCCTCGGCTTCCCTCACCGCTTTGGGCCTAGCTGTGCATTTAAAACACTTCTTCGGACTCGCCTAGCATTTAAATATCTTCCCCTCCCGGGTGCTTCTCTACCCTGTTGCAAAGAGGGAAGGAGACTAGAGCCTAGGAAAGTCACGGGAAACTAGGAAGGCCTTTTCCTCGGACGGCCAGCCCCAGGGTCAGCTTCAAACATGACCCTTTCATGGCCAGTTAAAGGTCAGACCCTTCAACCGCGCCCTCACGTGGAGGCACAGGGAGAAACCTGAGCGGGGAACCCAAGGCCAGCATCGCAAAGACGTCATAAAGCAGGGTGAGGACCAGTCGGCCTCAGCAGGTGTAATGATATGCAGTATCCAGTACCTGTGACAAGTGGCCAGGGACACACCTGAGGACCAGGTGTGAGGAGTGATATGCAGTGTCAATGTGGCCACCAGCCTTTCTGCCTTCGGGGCGGCTTCAGCTCCCTGCCTACCCCTTCCTGCTACTGTTCACAACTGCCTAGGGCTCCTCCTTGAGGGACAGCACAAGCTCTGTGGCTCAGCTTGGAGCTCCCAGATTTCAGGCTGGAGGTTTCAGGATCTCTGCCTGTCTCATATATTCAACAAAGTTCTTGATCTCCTGGTATGTGAGATGGTAAGCTTCATTTCTACTTTCAAGCTGCTTACAACTTTGCATAAGGCCTCATTCCCACCTCAGAGATGGCAGGGGCCATAATGAGCACTCCACTCCCACACACAGCACAGTGAATTTTAATGTCCCCACTTTGGGGAAAGGACGGTCACACTACCAGCTTTTGGACCCCGAAGCTTGTCTGGCACTTTGGTTCAGAAAGGACTTGGTCCAGTTGCTGGCTTACTAAAAGGCACATAAAGTTTGTGGCTCAACCATTCTGGGGCTGGAGTGGGGCAGAAGGTGGACAGGGAGGTGGTCTGGGACAGATGGGCAGAGCGTGGGTGTGAGCTCAAGTTCTTGTCAACAGAGGTAGCTGGTCCTGAGTGGATGCCAGGGTGACCGCgggtgcctgtgtgctcaggctGCGTAGATGCTGCTGAGGTGGCCTTCATCTGCCCAGTCCACCAGCTCACTGCTCTGGAACCACAGCTGGATCTCTCTCTGGGCCCCCTCCACGGAGTCACTGGCATGGATGACATTCCTGTGCCAGGTGGCAGAGGTAGGGTACAGGCTTCAGCATGCACCTCGGGGGTCCTAGGCACAGTCTGCCAATCCCGACTGTCTAGGGGAGTGGGTGGGTGATGGTGCAGAGGGgcaaggaagaacagaagagctGGAAAACTGGGTTCCAGCCTGACCTCAGCATCTGTCCCGGGCCAACCCCTGGGGCGTCTGGAGGTAAAGTCAGGTGACAGACTGATGGCAGAGCATAGACACAACACAGGGAATTCTTTATCACCTCCTGTGTACGTGAAAAggtttttgaaaaatactgcaCTAGCCAATGTCAGGTTTGACATGCTACCATCAAGTTTTCTGGCTTCGCTTTCCCCTGAGCAAGACACCCAGGCCTGGTGGATCTGCCTTGGGCACAGGCCGCCACCCTGAGCCCCTAGGGCACTGGGCCTCAGCTACAAGTGGCTGAGTGTTACCTGCTGACGTGGGTGCTGAAGTCTCCCCGGATGGTGCCAGGGGCAGCCTTGGCAGAGTTAGTGTGGCCTATCATGGCCCTCGAGGTGCAGACCACATTGGGGCCTTCCCAGACCTGCAGCAGAGAGAtagaggaggtggggagaggcgGGGGTCACCCAGGGCTCAACCCAGGGCCCTCCACCCTCCCACTGCCACAGCCCCGCTATACCATGGCCACTACCGGGCCGGAGCTCATGTAGCTGATGAGGGCTGGGTAGAAGGGCTTCCTCTGCAGATCGTGGTAGTGCTCAGCAAGGATCCTCTCTGGGGCCTGGTACATTGAGGGAATGGGTGAGAGGGAGCCCCACCGGGCACCCGGGCAGTGGCTGTGGCATCCTGACCGCAGGGCGCTCGGCAGACAACACCAATAAGAGCTGGCACTCCAACTACAGGAGCACAGGGCAGGCGcttcccgcccctcccctcctACTGCCAGCACAAGAAGGCTGTCCAGATGCAGGGCTGAAAacagcccccaccccagtcccctcAGCGACACCCACAGGCCGAAAGCCCTGGTACCTGCAGCATCTTCATCCCCACCAGCTTGAAGCCCCTCCTCTCAAAGCGCCGGATCACATCCCCAACTAGCCGCCGCTGTACCCCGTCTGGCTTCACCGCAACCAGCGTCCGCTCCCGGGTCCAGGAGGGTCCTCCTGTAGAAGAGGGGGTCTCAGGGCTGCCATGGCCTCACCTTTCATGTCTCCTGGACCTGGGTTCCCCTGCCAGGACCCTAGTGTCCCCTAGACTGCAGAGTTTGCCTCAACCAGAGCAGTCCTGGAGGAGAAAAGTATGGTGCCCACAGCCAGGACTGTCCAGCACGGTGGGCCCCTGGGGACTTCAGCCTGTTGCAGGGGGCATGGCCCCACCCAGGCAGGCAGTGGGAGAAGCTGCCCATTATGGAGCTGGTGCCCCTGAGATGCCACACTGGAAAGAAAGTACAAGTCCTGATGTTCACTCCTGTACTTCGGGGAGCTAG
This portion of the Bos indicus x Bos taurus breed Angus x Brahman F1 hybrid chromosome 25, Bos_hybrid_MaternalHap_v2.0, whole genome shotgun sequence genome encodes:
- the LOC113883266 gene encoding nucleoside diphosphate kinase, mitochondrial isoform X3, which gives rise to MRGLSGLAALRGLLCGARALGPSLLARSCSGGPSWTRERTLVAVKPDGVQRRLVGDVIRRFERRGFKLVGMKMLQAPERILAEHYHDLQRKPFYPALISYMSSGPVVAMVWEGPNVVCTSRAMIGHTNSAKAAPGTIRGDFSTHVSRNVIHASDSVEGAQREIQLWFQSSELVDWADEGHLSSIYAA
- the LOC113883266 gene encoding nucleoside diphosphate kinase, mitochondrial isoform X4; this encodes MKMLQAPERILAEHYHDLQRKPFYPALISYMSSGPVVAMVWEGPNVVCTSRAMIGHTNSAKAAPGTIRGDFSTHVSRNVIHASDSVEGAQREIQLWFQSSELVDWADEGHLSSIYAA